A stretch of Flavobacterium sp. N2270 DNA encodes these proteins:
- the folK gene encoding 2-amino-4-hydroxy-6-hydroxymethyldihydropteridine diphosphokinase, giving the protein MKNQSKIVLSLGSNLGDRLKTIQLCIDTIHSSIATVVKVSKVYETPSWGFESDPFYNCAVVIHSSKSPQKLLSSLLSLEKKMGRVRKNSQNYEARVIDIDIISVNEEIIETDSLKVPHPEMQNRNFVLYPMSDLNLNWEHPILNKSVSELLSSSSDESNCVVVEKLISPIEKLNVQQLNYIAIEGNIGAGKTTLATKIASDCNAKLVLERFADNPFLPKFYKDQSRYAFPLEMSFLADRYQQLSDDLAQFDLFKDFVVADYHIFKSLIFAKVTLQEDEFRLYKTMFDIIHKEMPKPDLYVYLYQNTERLLENIKKRGRSYEQEIPADYLEKINRGYLDYIKTQTDLNVLVIDVSDLDFVKKQEDYIFLLNEINKKI; this is encoded by the coding sequence ATGAAGAACCAGAGTAAAATAGTGTTATCACTAGGAAGTAATTTAGGCGATAGATTAAAAACTATTCAGCTTTGTATTGATACTATTCATAGCTCAATTGCAACAGTAGTAAAGGTTTCTAAAGTTTACGAAACTCCTTCTTGGGGTTTTGAAAGTGATCCCTTTTATAATTGTGCAGTAGTAATTCATTCTTCAAAATCTCCTCAAAAGTTACTTTCTTCGTTATTAAGTTTAGAAAAAAAAATGGGAAGGGTTCGAAAGAATTCTCAAAATTATGAAGCTAGAGTTATCGATATTGATATTATTTCGGTAAATGAAGAAATCATTGAGACAGATTCTTTGAAAGTGCCTCATCCTGAAATGCAAAATAGAAATTTTGTTTTGTATCCAATGAGCGATTTGAATTTAAATTGGGAACATCCTATTTTGAATAAATCAGTTTCAGAGTTATTGAGTTCTAGTTCAGACGAAAGCAATTGCGTTGTTGTTGAAAAATTAATTTCTCCAATTGAAAAATTAAATGTTCAGCAGTTAAATTATATTGCAATTGAAGGAAATATTGGTGCCGGAAAAACAACTTTAGCGACCAAAATAGCTAGCGATTGTAATGCAAAATTGGTTTTAGAGCGTTTTGCCGATAATCCTTTTTTACCAAAATTTTACAAAGATCAATCGCGTTATGCTTTTCCTTTGGAAATGTCGTTTTTAGCCGATAGATACCAACAATTATCAGATGATTTAGCGCAATTTGATTTGTTTAAAGATTTTGTAGTAGCAGATTATCATATTTTTAAATCACTTATTTTCGCAAAAGTTACTTTGCAAGAAGACGAATTTCGTTTGTATAAAACCATGTTTGATATTATACATAAAGAAATGCCAAAACCCGACCTGTATGTGTATTTGTATCAGAATACTGAACGTCTTTTGGAGAATATCAAAAAACGCGGAAGAAGTTATGAGCAAGAAATTCCTGCTGATTATTTAGAGAAGATAAACAGAGGTTATTTAGATTATATCAAAACCCAAACCGATTTAAATGTTTTAGTTATTGATGTTTCTGATTTAGATTTTGTAAAAAAACAAGAAGATTATATTTTTCTATTAAACGAAATCAATAAGAAAATTTAG
- the mutS gene encoding DNA mismatch repair protein MutS: MKQYNGIKAKYPDACLLFRVGDFYETFGEDAIRAAKILGITLTKRGAGSDSETALAGFPHHSINTYLPKLVKAGLRVAICDQLEDPKMTKTIVKRGVTELITPGVSMNDEVLNSKSNNFLASVSFGKKNLGISFLDVSTGEFLTAQGNEEYIDKLLQNFNPSEVLIPKQNRVQFKEVFGEDFHTFYLEDWVFKEDYAFESLTQHFQTVSLKGFGIEDLQDGVIASGAILYYLSETQHNKIQHITNIQRIAEDAYVWMDRFTIRNLELYHSTNLNAVTLLDVIDKTLSPMGSRLLKRWLALPLKDATRIKSRHEVVSYLKENKEDLQKIQYQIKQISDLERLISKVATGKISPREIIYLKDSLDAIIPIKTLALASKNESLKVIGDSLHACDLLREKISTTLNQDAPVAISKGNAIATGVNEELDDLRAISSKGKGFLEDLEQRESEKTGITSLKVAFNNVFGYYIEVRNTHKDKVPEDWIRKQTLVNAERYITEELKEYESKILGAEEKIQQLEGQLFEQLVNWMGTYIKPVQLNANLIAQLDCLNSFTQLAIENNYSRPEIVDGFDLEITEGRHPVIEKQLPIGVPYISNNVFLDRETQQMIMITGPNMSGKSAILRQTALIVLLAQMGSFVPADAVRMGIVDKIFTRVGASDNISMGESTFMVEMNETASILNNISESSLVLLDEIGRGTSTYDGISIAWAIAEYLHEHPNKPKTLFATHYHELNEMEVLFDRIQNYNVSVKELKDTVLFIRKLVKGGSAHSFGIHVAKMAGMPQTVIQKAQKILKKLEKDHSGENLSGPGIKTEEELQLSFFNLDDPLLEEIKEEIMNIDINTLTPVEALMKLNEIKRMLVKK; encoded by the coding sequence ATGAAGCAATACAACGGTATTAAAGCAAAATATCCTGATGCTTGTTTGTTGTTTAGGGTTGGCGATTTTTATGAAACTTTTGGAGAAGATGCTATTCGTGCAGCTAAAATTTTAGGAATTACATTAACCAAACGTGGCGCTGGTTCGGATAGTGAAACTGCTTTGGCGGGTTTTCCTCACCATTCTATTAATACTTATTTGCCTAAATTGGTCAAAGCCGGACTTCGAGTAGCTATTTGCGACCAACTTGAAGATCCTAAAATGACCAAAACCATTGTGAAACGTGGTGTGACCGAATTAATTACGCCTGGAGTTTCTATGAATGATGAGGTTTTAAATTCTAAATCTAATAATTTCTTAGCTTCCGTTTCATTTGGTAAAAAAAATCTGGGAATTTCATTTTTAGATGTTTCTACAGGCGAATTTTTAACAGCACAAGGAAATGAAGAATATATTGATAAATTATTACAAAATTTCAATCCAAGTGAGGTTTTAATTCCAAAACAGAATAGAGTTCAGTTCAAAGAAGTTTTTGGAGAAGATTTCCATACGTTTTATCTAGAAGATTGGGTTTTTAAAGAAGATTATGCTTTTGAAAGTTTAACCCAACATTTTCAAACGGTTTCGTTAAAAGGTTTCGGAATTGAAGATTTGCAAGATGGTGTTATTGCTTCGGGAGCCATTTTGTATTATTTATCGGAAACTCAACATAATAAAATTCAACACATTACAAATATTCAGCGTATTGCGGAAGATGCATACGTTTGGATGGACCGATTTACGATTCGAAATTTGGAATTGTATCATTCTACTAATCTAAACGCTGTTACTCTTTTAGATGTAATTGATAAAACGCTTTCGCCAATGGGTTCGCGTTTATTGAAACGTTGGTTGGCTTTACCTTTAAAAGATGCAACACGAATTAAAAGCCGTCATGAAGTTGTTTCTTATTTGAAAGAAAATAAAGAAGATTTACAAAAAATACAATATCAAATCAAACAGATTTCCGATTTGGAACGTTTGATTTCAAAAGTGGCAACTGGGAAAATTTCGCCAAGAGAAATCATTTATTTAAAAGATTCTTTAGATGCGATTATTCCAATCAAAACATTGGCTTTAGCAAGTAAAAATGAATCATTAAAAGTTATTGGCGATAGTTTACATGCTTGCGATTTACTTCGAGAGAAAATCTCAACTACTTTAAATCAAGATGCACCAGTTGCTATTAGTAAAGGAAATGCAATTGCTACAGGTGTTAATGAAGAATTAGATGATTTACGCGCTATTTCGTCTAAAGGAAAAGGATTTTTAGAAGATTTAGAACAAAGAGAGAGCGAAAAAACGGGAATAACATCTTTAAAAGTCGCTTTCAATAATGTTTTTGGTTATTATATAGAAGTTAGAAATACACATAAAGATAAAGTTCCTGAAGATTGGATTCGTAAGCAAACATTGGTAAATGCCGAGCGATATATTACTGAAGAATTAAAGGAATACGAATCTAAAATTTTAGGGGCGGAAGAAAAAATTCAACAATTAGAAGGGCAGTTGTTTGAGCAATTGGTCAATTGGATGGGTACTTACATTAAACCGGTTCAATTAAATGCCAACTTAATAGCACAATTAGATTGTTTAAATTCGTTTACACAATTAGCAATTGAAAATAACTACTCACGACCAGAAATTGTTGATGGTTTTGATTTAGAAATTACAGAAGGTCGCCATCCAGTAATTGAAAAACAACTGCCAATTGGAGTTCCTTATATTTCAAACAATGTGTTTTTAGATAGAGAAACCCAACAAATGATTATGATTACCGGACCAAATATGTCGGGTAAATCGGCTATTTTGCGTCAAACTGCTTTAATTGTACTCTTGGCTCAAATGGGAAGTTTTGTTCCTGCAGACGCTGTTAGAATGGGAATTGTAGATAAAATTTTCACTAGAGTAGGGGCGAGCGATAATATTTCTATGGGAGAATCTACGTTTATGGTCGAAATGAATGAAACTGCTTCTATTTTGAATAATATTTCAGAAAGTAGTTTGGTGTTGTTAGATGAAATTGGAAGAGGAACTTCAACTTACGACGGAATTTCAATTGCTTGGGCTATTGCCGAATATTTACATGAACATCCAAATAAACCAAAAACTTTATTTGCAACACACTACCATGAATTAAATGAAATGGAAGTTTTGTTTGACCGAATTCAAAATTATAATGTTTCTGTAAAGGAGCTAAAAGATACAGTGTTGTTTATTCGTAAATTGGTAAAAGGCGGAAGTGCTCATAGTTTTGGTATTCATGTTGCTAAAATGGCTGGAATGCCACAAACAGTAATTCAAAAGGCACAAAAAATATTAAAAAAGTTAGAAAAAGATCATTCTGGTGAGAATTTAAGTGGTCCTGGTATAAAAACGGAAGAAGAATTACAATTGAGTTTTTTTAATTTAGATGATCCTTTATTAGAAGAAATTAAGGAAGAAATAATGAATATTGATATTAATACATTGACTCCTGTAGAGGCTCTAATGAAGCTAAATGAGATAAAACGCATGTTGGTAAAGAAATAA
- the sppA gene encoding signal peptide peptidase SppA: MKFIGNVLATIIGIFIFCMIFFFGIILIGAVFGGDDDTVTVKKNSVIELDLSEVSLDYAGKINFKDFNYFETNHNGLTDVLNAIDNAKTDDKIQGISILKNQSNLGLAQSQAIRKKLADFKKSGKFVVAYSDYLTQKDYYLNSVADTVYLNPIGELDFKGLSSEVLFMKELQEKTGIKMEVIRHGKYKSAVEPYLNQEMSPANREQVTVLLNSVWNTIVSDISESRNISIDSLNAIANQLNARTPELALAHNLIDKVSYEDEYHNAIKTKLKVSKKEDYNTISILDYAKNNATSISDYTKKDIIAVIYAQGEIRGGEGEVNIIGEGSIKRSLKAAREDKNVKSIVLRIDSPGGSALTSELIWREIELTKKIKPVVVSMGNVAASGGYYIACNANTIFAEKSTITGSIGVFGMLPNMSTFAKNIGINAEQVKTHENASGYSLFEPIDENFKKITLESIETIYGTFLKRVAEGRKMTTAQVDSIAQGRVWTGTDALKLGLVDKIGGLEDAIKHAATLGKTKSYQVENYPEYEQSFEDLLNNLTGISMFQTKDALLREHLGEESYLLIQQIKKANQLKGVQALMPFELNIK, encoded by the coding sequence ATGAAATTTATAGGTAATGTTTTAGCTACAATAATTGGAATATTTATATTCTGTATGATATTTTTCTTCGGAATAATTTTAATTGGAGCTGTTTTTGGAGGAGATGATGATACTGTAACGGTAAAGAAAAACTCGGTAATTGAATTAGATTTATCAGAAGTTTCGCTAGATTATGCAGGAAAAATAAACTTTAAAGATTTTAACTATTTTGAAACCAATCATAACGGATTGACAGATGTTTTAAATGCAATTGATAACGCAAAAACTGACGATAAAATTCAAGGAATTTCAATTTTAAAAAATCAATCTAATTTAGGCTTAGCCCAAAGTCAAGCAATTAGAAAAAAATTAGCGGATTTTAAAAAATCGGGGAAATTTGTAGTTGCCTATTCTGACTATTTAACACAGAAAGATTATTATTTAAATTCAGTAGCAGATACTGTTTATTTAAATCCAATTGGCGAACTTGATTTTAAAGGTCTTTCTTCTGAAGTATTATTCATGAAAGAATTACAAGAAAAAACAGGAATAAAAATGGAAGTTATTCGTCATGGAAAATACAAAAGTGCAGTTGAACCTTACTTGAACCAAGAAATGAGTCCAGCAAACAGAGAACAAGTTACAGTTCTTTTAAATTCGGTTTGGAATACAATTGTAAGCGATATTTCAGAAAGCAGAAATATTTCAATAGATAGTTTAAATGCCATTGCTAATCAATTAAACGCAAGAACACCTGAGTTAGCATTAGCTCATAATTTAATTGACAAAGTATCTTATGAAGATGAATATCATAATGCTATTAAAACAAAATTAAAAGTTTCTAAAAAAGAAGACTATAATACAATTAGCATTTTAGATTATGCTAAAAACAATGCAACTTCAATATCTGATTATACTAAAAAAGATATTATTGCAGTAATCTATGCTCAAGGAGAAATTCGTGGTGGCGAAGGTGAAGTAAACATAATTGGTGAAGGTTCAATCAAACGTTCTTTAAAAGCGGCTCGCGAAGATAAAAATGTAAAATCAATTGTTCTTAGAATTGATAGTCCAGGAGGAAGCGCTTTAACATCTGAATTAATTTGGAGAGAAATAGAATTGACTAAAAAGATAAAACCAGTTGTAGTTTCTATGGGTAATGTTGCAGCTTCTGGCGGATATTACATTGCTTGTAATGCTAACACAATTTTCGCTGAAAAAAGTACAATAACAGGCTCTATTGGTGTTTTTGGAATGCTTCCAAACATGTCAACTTTTGCTAAAAACATTGGTATAAACGCTGAACAAGTTAAAACACATGAAAATGCTTCGGGATACAGTTTATTTGAACCAATTGATGAAAACTTCAAAAAAATCACATTAGAAAGTATAGAAACCATTTATGGAACATTCTTAAAACGTGTTGCCGAAGGTAGAAAAATGACAACTGCACAAGTAGATTCTATTGCACAAGGAAGAGTTTGGACAGGAACTGATGCTTTAAAACTTGGACTAGTAGATAAAATTGGCGGGCTTGAAGATGCCATAAAACATGCAGCAACTCTAGGAAAAACAAAATCATATCAGGTTGAAAATTATCCTGAATACGAGCAAAGTTTTGAAGATTTATTAAACAATCTTACAGGAATTTCAATGTTCCAAACAAAAGATGCTTTATTAAGAGAACACCTTGGAGAGGAAAGTTATTTGTTAATTCAACAAATTAAAAAAGCCAATCAATTAAAAGGAGTTCAAGCACTAATGCCTTTTGAACTAAATATTAAGTAA
- a CDS encoding 3-deoxy-D-manno-octulosonic acid transferase has protein sequence MFFIYNIISIIASQIVKILAFFSPKMKLFVDGRKDVFSTLQSKISPTDKTIWFHAASLGEYEQGLPVIEKVKIKYPSHKIIVTFFSPSGYEVRKNNTVADVTVYLPLDTKSNAKEFIKLAHPEMVFFIKYEFWPNYLNELKKQEIKTYLISGIFRENQMFFKWYGSFYRNALKTFDYFFVQNEKSKKLIQSIGFTNVKISGDTRFDRVVAILERDNSLDFIEEFKDNKTTIVIGSSWPKDESLLIDYINNSSENVKFIIAPHNIKQEQIDSLYKQIKISKFKYSDYSIETLRKPNLKNYQVFIIDTIGILTKIYSYGDIAYVGGGFGNPGVHNILEPATFGLPIVIGPNYSHFAEATALVNIEGCISIQNQTQLNEAFNLLLQNEDERIEKGHICSTFVQMNKGATDKIINHLNH, from the coding sequence ATGTTTTTCATCTACAATATTATATCAATTATTGCTTCTCAAATAGTAAAAATTTTGGCATTTTTTAGCCCAAAAATGAAACTTTTTGTTGACGGAAGAAAAGATGTTTTTTCGACTTTACAAAGTAAAATTAGTCCAACTGATAAAACCATTTGGTTTCATGCTGCTTCATTAGGTGAATACGAACAAGGCTTACCTGTGATTGAAAAGGTTAAAATTAAATATCCTTCTCATAAAATAATTGTCACTTTCTTTTCTCCTTCTGGATATGAAGTTCGAAAAAACAATACGGTTGCTGATGTTACCGTTTACTTGCCTTTAGACACAAAATCAAATGCAAAAGAATTCATTAAATTAGCACATCCAGAAATGGTTTTTTTTATTAAATATGAATTTTGGCCTAATTATTTGAACGAATTAAAAAAACAAGAAATAAAAACCTATTTAATTTCAGGAATTTTTAGAGAAAATCAAATGTTTTTTAAATGGTATGGTTCGTTTTACAGAAACGCTTTAAAAACTTTTGATTATTTTTTTGTTCAGAATGAAAAATCAAAAAAACTCATTCAAAGTATTGGTTTTACCAATGTGAAGATTTCTGGTGACACTCGTTTTGACAGAGTTGTTGCTATTTTAGAACGAGATAATTCATTAGACTTTATTGAAGAATTTAAAGACAATAAAACAACTATCGTTATAGGAAGTTCTTGGCCAAAAGACGAAAGTTTATTAATTGATTACATTAATAATTCTTCTGAAAATGTGAAATTTATTATTGCACCGCATAATATTAAACAGGAGCAGATTGACTCACTTTATAAACAAATTAAAATAAGTAAATTCAAATATTCTGATTATTCTATAGAAACATTAAGAAAACCAAATTTAAAAAACTATCAAGTTTTCATCATAGACACCATTGGTATTTTAACCAAAATATATTCGTATGGAGACATTGCTTATGTTGGTGGTGGATTTGGAAATCCTGGTGTTCATAATATTTTAGAACCAGCCACTTTTGGTTTACCAATTGTTATTGGGCCAAATTATTCCCATTTTGCGGAAGCTACAGCTTTAGTCAATATAGAAGGCTGTATTTCTATTCAAAATCAGACACAATTAAATGAAGCTTTTAATTTATTGCTTCAAAATGAAGACGAGCGAATTGAAAAAGGACATATTTGCAGCACTTTTGTTCAAATGAATAAAGGAGCAACTGACAAAATAATAAATCATCTTAATCATTAA
- a CDS encoding DUF1508 domain-containing protein, with amino-acid sequence MATFVITKRLNDMYKYELTSRKGKTIFTSNNFELRFECEEQINYLQESLERVVFLKFKSGRGKFFFRLVLDEKELAVSRKFSTQLMLEKSINEILKYTPMAEILDFSADIDIFNDSGEL; translated from the coding sequence ATGGCAACATTTGTAATTACAAAACGTTTAAATGATATGTACAAGTACGAGCTTACCTCTAGAAAAGGAAAGACTATTTTTACAAGTAATAATTTTGAATTACGTTTTGAGTGTGAAGAGCAGATAAATTATTTACAAGAATCGTTAGAAAGAGTAGTATTTTTAAAATTTAAATCAGGTAGAGGAAAGTTTTTCTTTAGGCTTGTTTTGGATGAGAAGGAATTAGCTGTAAGTAGAAAGTTTTCAACTCAGTTGATGTTGGAAAAAAGTATAAATGAAATTTTAAAATATACACCTATGGCTGAAATATTAGATTTTTCAGCGGATATTGATATTTTTAATGATTCAGGTGAATTATAG
- a CDS encoding RNA methyltransferase, whose product MKKLANEELNRISKEEFKSAKKTPIIIILDDIRSLHNIGSVFRSSDAFLVEKIYLCGITAVPPNKEIHKTALGATETVAWEHAENVLDVIEKLKQENVTVFAIEQTENSIMLNDFQPELAKKYALIFGNEVKGVNQKAINASDGVIEIPQLGSKHSLNISVTAGIVIWDLFQKM is encoded by the coding sequence ATGAAAAAATTAGCAAACGAAGAACTCAATAGAATTAGTAAAGAAGAATTTAAATCTGCTAAAAAAACGCCTATTATCATTATCTTAGATGATATAAGAAGTTTACACAATATTGGTTCGGTATTTAGAAGTTCAGATGCTTTTTTGGTTGAAAAAATATATTTATGTGGAATTACAGCTGTTCCTCCAAATAAAGAAATTCATAAAACTGCACTTGGTGCTACAGAAACAGTGGCCTGGGAACATGCTGAAAATGTTTTAGATGTTATTGAAAAACTAAAACAAGAAAACGTAACTGTTTTTGCTATTGAGCAAACTGAAAATTCAATTATGTTAAATGATTTTCAACCTGAACTTGCAAAAAAATACGCTTTGATTTTTGGTAATGAGGTAAAAGGTGTGAATCAAAAAGCGATAAACGCAAGTGATGGTGTAATTGAAATTCCGCAATTAGGCAGTAAGCATTCATTAAATATTTCAGTAACAGCTGGAATTGTAATTTGGGATTTATTTCAAAAAATGTAA
- a CDS encoding S46 family peptidase has protein sequence MRILKLFIILFVVQLHAQQGGMWIPSMLKGMNESEMTALGMKMTAQDIYDANNSSLKDAIVHFDGGCTSELISSKGLMLTNHHCGYGEIQSHSTVEHDYLQDGFWAKDLNSELANPGMVATLIVSIHDVTNTVLEGVSQISSENEKQKKIADNISRLQTSFPKESWQENKIKTFYEGNQYILFVTETFKDIRLVGAPPSSIGKFGSDTDNWVWPRHTGDFSLFRIYANKDNKPAEYSKDNVPYTPKHFLPISLDGVAENDFTMVFGFPGRTQEYLPSFAVEQIVNTLNPAKIELRDAALKVQDGFMRKDQTIKIQYASKFASVANYWKKWIGESQGLKKSNAIQIKQNFEEEFQKRVIKNNKKNEYGSLLADFEKNYKAINDYSLARDYFIETVLRNTELLSVGFRLYQLEQVYSTKGEQSFNDRKDNTIKSLESFYKDFNASVDEKVFEKLIALYGQKSPLVPADLKTMNYSKTTADIYTKSKLTSYEGLKTLLKGDSKTILKNLNKDLGYQLVKKLADNYYKNIAPKYDELNLETGALQRNYMKAQLELFPEGRYFPDANSTLRITYGQVKGYSPNDAVYYEPVTHLEGVMEKYIPGDYEFDVPAKLIDLIKNKDYGQYAENGKMPVCFIATNHTTGGNSGSPAIDAKGNLIGLNFDRVWEGTMSDIHYDPSICRNIMVDVRYVLFIIDKYAGAKHLIEEMELVHPKTKINK, from the coding sequence ATGAGAATTTTAAAATTATTTATTATCCTATTTGTTGTTCAATTACATGCTCAGCAAGGAGGAATGTGGATTCCAAGCATGCTAAAAGGCATGAATGAAAGCGAAATGACAGCTTTAGGAATGAAAATGACAGCTCAAGATATTTATGACGCAAACAACTCTAGTCTTAAAGACGCAATAGTTCATTTTGACGGTGGTTGTACTTCAGAATTAATTTCTTCTAAAGGACTTATGCTAACTAATCATCATTGTGGTTATGGAGAAATTCAAAGTCATTCTACTGTGGAGCACGATTACTTACAAGATGGATTTTGGGCAAAAGATTTAAATTCTGAGTTAGCAAACCCAGGAATGGTTGCTACTCTAATTGTAAGTATTCATGACGTTACCAATACGGTTTTAGAAGGTGTTTCACAAATTTCATCAGAGAATGAAAAACAAAAGAAAATAGCCGATAATATCAGTAGATTACAAACTTCATTCCCTAAAGAGTCTTGGCAAGAAAACAAGATTAAAACTTTTTACGAAGGAAATCAATACATACTATTTGTTACCGAAACGTTTAAAGATATTCGTTTAGTTGGAGCTCCACCAAGTTCAATTGGTAAGTTTGGTTCTGATACAGACAATTGGGTTTGGCCAAGACATACTGGTGATTTTTCTTTATTTAGAATTTATGCTAATAAAGACAATAAACCTGCTGAGTATTCAAAAGATAACGTTCCTTATACGCCAAAACACTTTTTACCTATTTCATTAGATGGGGTTGCTGAAAATGATTTTACAATGGTTTTTGGTTTCCCTGGAAGAACACAAGAATATTTACCATCATTTGCAGTTGAACAAATTGTTAATACATTAAATCCAGCAAAAATTGAATTAAGAGATGCCGCTTTAAAAGTACAAGATGGTTTCATGAGAAAAGACCAAACTATCAAAATTCAATATGCATCAAAATTTGCAAGTGTTGCAAATTATTGGAAAAAATGGATTGGGGAAAGCCAAGGTTTAAAAAAATCTAATGCAATTCAAATCAAACAAAATTTTGAAGAAGAATTCCAAAAAAGAGTAATAAAAAACAATAAAAAAAATGAATACGGTTCTTTACTTGCTGATTTTGAAAAAAATTACAAAGCAATTAATGATTATTCATTAGCTAGAGATTATTTTATAGAAACCGTTTTAAGAAACACCGAATTATTAAGTGTTGGATTTCGTTTATACCAATTAGAGCAAGTATATTCTACTAAAGGAGAACAATCTTTTAACGATAGAAAAGACAATACTATTAAAAGTTTAGAAAGTTTCTATAAAGATTTTAATGCCAGTGTAGATGAAAAAGTTTTTGAAAAACTAATTGCTCTTTACGGACAAAAATCGCCATTAGTCCCAGCTGATTTAAAAACAATGAATTACAGTAAAACTACGGCAGACATATATACTAAATCTAAATTAACTTCATACGAAGGATTAAAAACTTTATTAAAAGGAGATTCAAAAACTATTTTGAAAAACTTAAATAAAGATTTAGGTTACCAATTGGTAAAAAAATTAGCTGATAACTATTACAAAAACATTGCCCCAAAATACGATGAGTTAAATTTAGAAACCGGAGCATTACAAAGAAACTACATGAAAGCTCAATTAGAGTTGTTTCCAGAAGGAAGATACTTTCCAGATGCAAATAGTACTTTGAGAATTACTTACGGTCAAGTAAAAGGGTATAGCCCAAATGACGCGGTTTATTATGAGCCTGTGACTCATTTAGAAGGTGTAATGGAAAAATATATTCCTGGTGATTATGAATTTGATGTTCCTGCTAAATTGATTGATTTGATAAAAAATAAAGATTATGGTCAATATGCTGAAAACGGTAAAATGCCAGTATGTTTTATAGCTACAAATCATACAACAGGAGGGAACTCTGGAAGCCCTGCAATTGATGCAAAAGGAAACTTAATTGGTCTAAATTTTGACCGTGTTTGGGAAGGAACAATGAGCGACATACATTATGATCCTTCAATTTGTAGAAACATAATGGTTGATGTAAGATATGTCTTATTTATCATTGACAAATATGCAGGTGCAAAACACTTAATTGAAGAAATGGAACTAGTGCACCCAAAAACAAAGATAAACAAGTAA
- a CDS encoding DegT/DnrJ/EryC1/StrS family aminotransferase — protein MRKLQMVDLKSQYEKIKDEVNASIQEVLDTNTYINGPLVHQFQADLEKYLGVKHVIPCANGTDALQIAMMGLDLQPGDEVITADFTFAATVEVIALLQLTPVLVDVDMNNMNISLEAIKKAITPKTKAIVPVHLFGRAANMDAIMEIAKEHNLYVIEDNAQAIGADYTSKDGSKTKVGTIGHVGATSFFPSKNLGCYGDGGAIFTNDDKLAHTLRGIVNHGMYERYHHDVVGVNSRLDSIQAGVLKAKLSRLDEYNKARQDAARKYSTALGVNPNIVAPTICEACDCHVFHQYVIRITNGKRDGLLAHLQSKEIPCAIYYPIPLHSQKAYADTRYNEADFPVTNQLCKEVIALPMHTELDDEQIKFITDSVLEFV, from the coding sequence ATGAGAAAACTACAAATGGTTGACCTAAAAAGTCAATACGAAAAAATAAAAGACGAAGTGAATGCTTCAATTCAAGAAGTTTTAGATACAAATACATATATAAACGGACCTTTAGTTCATCAATTTCAGGCCGATTTAGAAAAATATTTAGGGGTTAAGCATGTAATACCTTGTGCTAATGGTACCGATGCTTTACAAATTGCAATGATGGGTTTGGATTTACAACCTGGCGATGAAGTAATTACTGCCGATTTTACTTTTGCAGCAACTGTTGAAGTAATTGCTTTATTACAATTGACTCCTGTTTTAGTAGATGTTGATATGAATAATATGAACATTTCGCTTGAAGCAATTAAAAAAGCAATTACTCCAAAAACGAAAGCAATTGTTCCTGTTCACTTGTTTGGACGTGCTGCGAATATGGATGCAATTATGGAAATTGCTAAAGAGCACAATCTATATGTAATTGAAGATAACGCACAAGCCATTGGAGCGGACTATACTTCAAAAGACGGTTCAAAAACTAAAGTTGGAACTATCGGTCATGTAGGTGCAACTTCATTCTTTCCGTCTAAAAACTTGGGTTGTTATGGAGATGGTGGAGCAATCTTTACAAATGACGATAAATTAGCACATACATTAAGAGGAATTGTAAACCACGGAATGTATGAAAGATATCATCATGATGTTGTTGGGGTAAATTCGCGTTTAGACAGTATACAAGCTGGAGTTTTAAAAGCAAAATTATCTCGTTTAGATGAATATAATAAAGCGCGTCAAGATGCTGCTAGAAAATATTCAACAGCTTTAGGTGTAAACCCTAATATTGTTGCGCCAACAATTTGTGAAGCTTGCGATTGTCATGTTTTTCATCAATATGTAATTCGAATTACAAATGGAAAACGTGATGGTTTATTAGCTCATTTACAAAGTAAAGAAATTCCTTGCGCTATTTATTATCCAATTCCATTGCACAGTCAAAAAGCATACGCTGACACAAGATATAATGAAGCAGATTTTCCAGTAACAAATCAATTATGTAAAGAAGTTATTGCATTACCAATGCATACTGAATTAGATGATGAACAAATTAAATTTATTACAGATTCTGTTTTAGAATTTGTTTAA